The uncultured Campylobacter sp. DNA segment AGCCGATATAGCAAGGGTTAGCAAGCATGCCGCTAGTTTCATTTTCGTCCTTAAATTTGTATTTTCAAGGACGAAAAGCAATTAGCATTCCAAATTTGAAATAAAAATTTTAAGAATAGTAGCTAAGCGAGGTGTTTCCGAATTTTTTAGATTTTAAAAGCGTAAACGCGCCGATGTTTTCCGGTAAATTTAGATGGCTGGCGTGCTCGAAAGCGATCAAGTAAATTTTATCTTTTGGCAAATTTCTTGCTAAATTTACGCACTTTTCATAAACGTCAGCAAAGCCTTCCCTGATATCAAAAGGCGGGTCAAGATACAAGATAACGGGCAAATTTTGCCTCGCGACGACGGCGGGAGTAGTATCAAAAGTATCGCCGTTTATGATTTCTAACTCGTCGCCGATAAGCTTAGCGTTTTGTATCGCGATCTTGTAGGCGTTTTTGTCGATTTCTACCGCGTAAGCCTTTGTCGCGCCGTTACTTAGCGCCTCTGCGGCCATCAGCGCGCTACCGCCGAAAGCCTCGATAAAAACCTTACCCGATAGCTCGTAGCGAAACGAATCGAAAAACGAGCCCTTGACGATGCTTTTGGTGCTTCGCGTAGTTTGAAGCGATGGCAAAAGCAGCTTTTTACCTTTAAATTTACCGCTTGAAATCGTAGCGTAGAGATTTTTCAACGAGCTTTCCTTAGAACCGCGAGCAGCTCTTCTTTAAATTTATCTATCAAATTTGAAACCTCAAGCTCCAAATTTGAACCATTTTGCGA contains these protein-coding regions:
- the rsmD gene encoding 16S rRNA (guanine(966)-N(2))-methyltransferase RsmD, whose amino-acid sequence is MKNLYATISSGKFKGKKLLLPSLQTTRSTKSIVKGSFFDSFRYELSGKVFIEAFGGSALMAAEALSNGATKAYAVEIDKNAYKIAIQNAKLIGDELEIINGDTFDTTPAVVARQNLPVILYLDPPFDIREGFADVYEKCVNLARNLPKDKIYLIAFEHASHLNLPENIGAFTLLKSKKFGNTSLSYYS